The genomic region ATCATCGGCGGCATGGGCGAGCTGCACCTCGAGATCATCGTCGACCGGATGAAGCGTGAGTTCAACGTGGAAGCCAACGTCGGCAAGCCGCAGGTGGCCTACCGCGAGACCATCCGCAAGACGGTCGAGAACGCCGAAGCCAAGTTCGTCAAGCAGTCCGGTGGTCGTGGTCAGTACGGTCACGTCGTGCTCAAGCTGGAACCGCTGGAGCCGGGCGGCCCGAACTTCGAGTTCGTCGATGCCATCAAGGGCGGTGTGGTGCCTCGCGAGTTCATCCCTGCGGTCCAGAAGGGTATCGAAGACACCCTGCCGACCGGCGTGCTGGCCGGCTACCCGGTGGTGGACGTGAAGGTCACGCTGCACTTCGGTTCGTACCACGACGTGGACTCCAACGAAAACGCCTTCAAGCAGGCGGGTTCGATGGCGTTCAAGGAAGGCATGCGCAAGGCCAGCCCGGTCCTGCTGGAGCCGATGATGGCCGTGGAAGTGGAAACGCCGGAAGAGTATGCCGGTACCGTGATGGGCGACCTGTCCTCGCGGCGCGGCATGATCCAGGGCATGGAAGACATGGTCGGTGGCGGCAAGCAGATCAAGGCTGAAGTGCCGCTGGCCGAGATGTTTGGCTACGCCACCACACTGCGGTCGCTGACCCAGGGTCGTGCCACTTACACTATGGAATTCAAGCAATACGCCGAAGCGCCGAAGAACGTCGCCGAGGCCGTCATCGCGGCCCGTACCAAGTAATCACGGGTACAGGCCGGAAGGGGGTGGGGCACACCAGCCGGAGTGCCTCGCCTTCCGACAAACGACAATCTCGATTGAAAGAATCAGGAGTGAACTGAAAAATGGCAAAGGGCAAGTTTGAACGGACCAAGCCGCACGTGAACGTGGGCACCATCGGTCACGTGGACCATGGCAAGACGACGCTGACGGCGGCGATTGCCACGGTGCTGTCGAAGAAGTTCGGCGGCGAGGCCAAGGGCTATGACCAGATCGACAATGCACCGGAAGAGAAAGCCCGGGGCATCACGATCAACACCTCGCACGTTGAGTACGAGACCGCCAAGCGCCACTATGCACACGTGGACTGCCCGGGACACGCCGACTACGTGAAGAACATGATTACCGGTGCTGCCCAGATGGACGGCGCGATCCTGGTGGTGTCGTCGGCTGACGGCCCGATGCCGCAGACGCGCGAGCACATCCTGCTGGCTCGCCAGGTGGGTGTTCCCTACATCATCGTGTTCATGAACAAGGCCGACATGGTCGACGACGCCGAGCTGCTGGAGCTGGTGGAGATGGAAGTTCGTGAACTGCTGTCGAAGTACGAGTTCCCGGGCGACGATCTGCCGATCATCAAGGGTTCGGCACTGAAGGCGCTGGAAGGCGACACGAGCGAGATCGGCGAGCCGGCCATCATGGCGCTGGCCGAGGCGCTGGACAGCTACATCCCCGAGCCCGAGCGTGCCGTGGACGGTACGTTCCTGATGCCGATCGAGGACGTGTTCTCGATCTCGGGTCGTGGTACGGTGGTTACGGGTCGTGTGGAGCGTGGCATCATCAAGGTTGGCGACGAGATCGAGATCGTCGGTATCCGTGACACGCAGAAGACGACCTGCACGGGCGTGGAGATGTTCCGCAAGCTGCTGGACCAGGGTCAGGCAGGCGACAACGTGGGTATCCTGCTGCGCGGCACGAAGCGCGAGGACGTCGAGCGTGGTCAGGTGCTGGCCAAGCCGGGCACGATCAAGCCGCACACCGAGTTCGAAGCCGAGGTGTACATCCTGAGCAAGGACGAAGGTGGTCGTCACACGCCGTTCTTCTCGAACTACCGTCCGCAGTTCTACTTCCGTACGACGGACGTGACGGGTTCGGTGACGCTGCCGGAAGGCACCGAGATGGTGATGCCGGGTGACAACGTTCAGATGAAGGTCAAGCTGATCGCCCCGATCGCCATGGAACAGGGTCTGCGGTTCGCCATCCGTGAAGGTGGTCGTACCGTCGGTGCCGGTGTGGTCGCCAAGATCATCGCCTGATTTTCACGTCCCATCCCATCGCAGACATAGGAGCGCGTCTGCCGCGCGCTCCTCGCTCTTTAAGGAATCATCATGGCAAACCAGAAAATCCGTATCCGTCTGAAAGCGTTCGACTACAAGTTGATCGACCAGTCCGCCGCTGAGATCGTTGATACGGCCAAGCGCACCGGCGCAGTCGTTCACGGCCCGGTGCCGTTGCCAACCCGCATCGAGCATTTCGATGTGCTGCGTTCGCCGCACGTCAACAAGACGTCGCGTGACCAGCTGGAAATCCGTACGCACCTGCGTCTGATGGACATCGTGGATCCCACCGACAAGACCGTCGATGCGCTGATGAAACTCGACCTGCCCGCCGGCGTCGACGTGGAAATCAAGCTGCAGTGATGATGCGTGCAGCGCCTGGTCTCTTGGTGCTGCCCGTCTCGCCCAAAGCCCGCCGTCTTCCTTCGAGGAAGCCCGGCGGGCTTTTTTGTTTACAGAATTCAGAATTCATCATGAGCCACCCCTCCAAGCCCATTGATCAAGCCGATCTCGTCTATGGACTGGAAGATCGCCCCCCGTTCGGCAATGCGCTGCTGAGCGCCATCACCCACCTGCTGGCCATCTTCGTGCCGATGATCACCCCGGCGCTGATCGTGGGCCGCGCCCTGGAACTGCCCGTGGACATGACGGCCTACCTGGTGTCCATGGCCATGGTGGCCTCGGGCGTCGGCACCTGGCTGCAGGTCAACCGCTTTGGGCCGCTGGGGTCGGGCATGCTCTCCATCCAGTCGGTCAACTTCTCGTTCGTCACGGTGATGATCGCGCTGGGCACGTCCATGAAGGCCGAGGGGCTGGACGCGCACGCCATGATCTCGGCGCTGCTGGGGGTCTCCTTCGTGGGTGCATTCCTGGTGTGCTTCTCCGCCTGGCTGCTGCCATACCTGAAGAAAGTCATCACGCCCACCGTCAGTGGGGTGGTCGTCATGCTCATCGGCCTCAGCCTCGTGCACGTCGGCATTACCGATTTTGGCGGTGGCTTTGGCGCCAAGGCGGACGGCAGCTTTGGCTCCTTCGAGAACCTGGGCCTGGCGGGCACGGTGCTGCTCATCGTGCTCTTCTTCAACTGCATGAAGAATCCGCTGCTGCGCATGAGCGGCATTGCGGTGGGCCTGGTCATCGGCTATCTGATCGCGCTCTTCTGGGGCAAGGTGGACTTCTCATCACTGAATGGCCTGCCTCTGGTCACGATCCCGGTGCCCTTCAAGTATGGTTTTGCGTTCGACAGCCATGCCTTCGTGGTGGCGGGCGCCATCTACCTGCTCAGCGTCTTCGAGGCGGTGGGGGATCTCACCGCCACGGCCATGGTGTCGGGGCAGCCCATCGAGGGCGATGAGTACACGCGACGCCTGCGTGGCGGTGTCCTGGCCGACGGCCTCGTCTCCGTCATTGCCACCGCTCTGGGGTCGCTGCCGCTCACCACGTTCGCTCAGAACAACGGCGTCATCCAGATGACGGGGGTGGCCTCACGCCATGTGGGCAAGTACATCGCCGTCATCCTGGTGCTGCTGGGGCTGTTCCCGGTGGTGGGACGGATCTTCACCACCATCCCGGCCCCCGTGCTGGGCGGGGCCATGGTGCTGATGTTCGGCCTCATCACCATCGCCGGTGTGCGCATCCTCATGACCAACGGCATCCGTCGGCGTGAGACCATCATTGCAGCCACCTCGGTGGGCCTGGGTCTGGGAGTCGCTTTCGAGCCGGAAGTCTTCCAGCAGCTTCCCGTGCTTTTCCAGAACTCCATCTCCGCCGGTGGCATCACGGCCGTGGTGCTCAACCTGCTGCTTCCGCTGGACCAGACCGAGAAGCCGGTCTTCCTCAGCGATGATCTGGAGTGATCCTTGCCCTCATCCCGCCAGTACGAGTACTTTGACGACGACCCGTCCTTTCCCAGCACGCTGGTCATCAGTACGCTGTTCGTCGGGGCCTTCATCGGCTTTCTGAACGAGACCCTGCTCAACGTGGCCTTGCCCACGCTGATGAGGGAGTTCTCGGTGGAAAAGACCACCGTGCAATGGATGGCCACGGGCTTTCTGCTGGTGATGGGGGCGCTGGCGCCGCTGACCGCCAGCCTGGTGCAGTGGCTTGATACCCGGCGGCTCACGCTGGTCACGCTGGGCACCTTCCTGGCGGGATCGCTGATCTGCGCGACGGCACCCACGTTCGGACTGCTGCTGACGGGGCGGCTGGTGCAGGCCGTGTCGGCGGCGCTCACCATGCCGTTGCTGATGAATGCCACGCTGGCCATCTATCCGCCCGAGCGACGCGGCAAGGTCATGGGGCTGGTGGCCATGGTGTTCAGCGCGGCCCCGGCACTGGGTCCCACGATCTCGGGCTTCATCATTGACCACTTCGGCTGGCGCTGGCTGTTCCTGCTGACCGTGCCGCTGATGCTGGTGGCTGTCCTGCTGGTGCTCCGTTACCTGAAAGTCACCCTGGTCGAGATCACGCGGCCACGTATCGATCTGCTGTCGGTCGTGCTGTCGGTGCTGGGCTTTGGCGGGCTGGTCTACGGCGGCAGCACGTTTTCCGAGGCATCCGCCCTGCAGCTGGCCGTATTGCTGCCGGTATCCCTGCTGATGGTCGGAGCGTTCGTGGTCCGTCAGTTCCGTCTGAAGACGCCGCTGCTGAACCTGCGGGCTTTCGGCCACGCACAGTTCGGCTATGCCGTCATCGTGATGGCCAGCAACATCTTCCTGTTCCTGGGCATGGAGCTGCTCATGCCCATGTACGCCCAGCAGGTGCTCATGCTGTCGGCGACCGTCACCGGACTCATCCTGCTGCCGGGCAGCATCGTCCAGGCACTGCTGATGCCGGTGTTCGGGACGCTGCTGGATCGGCGAGGCGGGCGATTCGTGGTCCTGCCGGGCACGGTGTTCATCCTCATCAGCCTGCTGGGCATGTGGCTCAGCTTTGATGCCACTTCCCGGGCCTGGTGGCTGGCCACGCTGTTTGGGCTCTTCTCGGCGGCGGGAGCGGCAGCCATGGTGTCCGAGACCTACGGCCTCAACGCCTTGCCGCGCAATCTCAACCCCCACGGCGCGGCCATCATGGCAACGCTCAACCCCATCGCCGGTGCGCTGGGCGCCGCCTTCTTCGTCGGTGTCACGCATCTGGGTGAACGGCTTTCCGCCAGCGCCGCGGGTGGCACAACAAAAACGACCGCTTCGACGGATTTTCTGCACCCGGCCCTGGAATTGGGTCAGGCGGGAGGGCAGGGCGCGGCCATCGACACGACTGCGCACGCTGCAGCGACTGCGGGAGGCGCGCTGACCGAGGCTGCCCGGGCCACCATGCTTGACGGCCTGCACCTGGCTTTCGGATTGGCGCCATTCGTGGCGCTGCTGATGCTCTGGGCGGCCAGCCGTTTTCATCGCAAGGGCCAATAGGTTCGTCAGGATGTGCTAGGTCTTGGCACATCCATCTTCGCTTGCTCCTCGACACAGGAGAATTCATGAATACCCATGTCACGCCATCCCCCCGGACGCGTTCGGCACCGCCACTGCAAGACCGTCCCTTCCGGCGGCACACCCGGCTGGCCCTGCTTGTCGGCAGTCTGCTGGTTGGAACAGTCGCATGGGCCGCCGGCCAGCACGGGCCATCGGCCTCAATGAATGGCGTCCGTGCAAACGCCTCCCAACAGACCGGCCAGACCGACATGGATGCCCTCGATTTCTCTCGTCTCGCCCCCGTGTCCGGAAGCACCCGTGTCAATGGCAAGGCCGTGGCCTACCGGGCTTACGAGAACGTCGTCTACGTTCGCAACCCGGTCGATGCCGAGTACCAGAGCCTGAACATCTACGTGCCGGAGGCCTACTTCCAGGGTGGCACCATCCATGGCTACACGGCCAGAACGGCCCCCATCTTCCTGCCCAATCAGGTGGGGGGCTACATGCCGGCCAAGCCCGGGGTGATGGGGCAGGCAGGCTTTGGTCCGCGCGACCCTGACCAGGCCGACGCCATGCAGACGGCGCTGGCACGGGGTCTGGTGGTCGTCTCGCCCGGTGCGCGAGGGCGTACTCAGGCCACCGGCAAGGCGCCGGCCGCCATCGTCGACCTGAAGGCGGCGGTTCGCTACCTGAAGCACAACGATGCCGCCATGCCGGGTGATGCCAACCGGATCATCTCCAACGGGACCAGCGCCGGTGGTGCGCTGTCGGTCCTGCTGGGAGCCAGCGCCAACCAGCCCGACTACGAGCCCTACCTGAAGGCACTGGGGGCCGCCGACGCGCCCGACGACATCTTTGCCGTCTCGGCCTACTGCCCGATTTCCATTCTGGAGCAGGCCGATGCCGCCTATGAATGGGAGTTCAATGGCGTCGATGAGTACGCCAAGATCGACATGCGTCAGATCGACTTCCATGTTAAGCGCAAGCTTGTGAAGGGAGTGCTCACTTCCGAGTAGAAGAAGGTTTCAAGCCAGCTCAAGCCACTGTTCACCGAATATGTGAATGCCCTGCACCTGCTCGGCCCGGATGGCCGCAAGCTCTCTCTGGATGCCCAGGGCAACGGCAGCTTCAAGGCGCATGTGGCTTCGTATCTGGCCGCCTCGGCCCAGAAGCAGCTGGATGCCGGCAAGGACCTGTCCGACCGTGGCTGGCTGACCCTTCAGGACGGCAAGGTGAAGGCCGTGGACTTTGCTGCCTTCGCACGCGCCGCAGGTCGCCAGAAGACGCCGCCCGCTTTTGACGGTCTGGCGCTGGACAGTGGCGAGAACCAGGAGTTCGGAACCGAAACGGTGGATGCCCGGCATTTCACCGCGTACTCGGCGGCACACAGCACGGTGAAGGGTGCCGGCATGGCCGACGCCCAGACCATCCGGCTGATGAACCCGATGAACTACATCGCCCATCGGCAGGCGGGGCCTCAGCACTGGCGCATCCGGCTGGGTACCGCCGACCGCGACACCTCCCACGCCATCGCCGTGATCCTGGCCACACGACTGCAGAACACCGGCAAGCAGGTGGATCTGTTCATGCCGTGGGACGTGCCGCACAGTGGTGACTACGACCTGGACGAGCTGTTCGGCTGGATCGACCGGACGGTCGCCGCAGGGCGGGGCGGACGCTGAACCTTTCAACAGGGGCCACGGATTCGTGGCCAGCACTACTGTCGGGGGTCTCCATTCCGCCCCCACGCGTGTGCCCAGCAGACACCTGACCCATGAAAAAAGCCGGTCCCCGCAAAAGGGACCGGCTTTCCGTAAAGCCCGGCAGCGCCGGGCGAACATGACGTCAGTTCACTGGACATGGCCCGCTCCCCGCAGGGAGGCGAGCCATGCCGGACGTGGATCAGCCTTGCTTCTTGGCGCGATTCTGCATCGGGAAGTTGTGCTGACGCGGCAAGTGGGGCGTCGACACGAATAGCGTGGTGATGCAGGCAAGCAGCAGCAGCACACCGGCGAAGGTCATGGCGTAACCCGGGTTGTGATCCAGCAACGTACGGTAGATCCAGCCGAAGCTCACCGTCTGGAGCAGCATGGGGATCACGATCATCATGTTGATGATGCCCATGTACACGCCATAGCGGCCTGAAGGAATCTCGGCCACGGCGATCATGTAGGGCACACCCAGAATGCTGGCCCAGCCAATGCCGAAGCCGATCATCGGCAGGAACAGCATGAACTTGTTGGTGATGTGCGGGAACAGGCACAGCCCCAGGGACATCAGGGCCAGGGCAAAGGCATGCACCAGCTTGGCCTGATACTTGCGGGCCAGGTACATCAGCACGAAGGCCGACAGGAAGGTGACGACGTTGTAGAAGCCGTTGACCAGGCCGGTCCAGGCCACCGCCTGTTCATACAGGTGAGCAGCCTCTTTCGGCGTGGCGGCTTCCAGCCGGCCGAAGGCCGAATCGGCGATGCTGTGCGACACGAACTGCCAGTACACGAACATGGCGTACCACTGGAACATGTAGACCGCACCCAGCTGCCACAGGGTCTTCGGCATCACCAGGATGGCTTCGTAGATCTCCTTGACGGCAGCAATCAGACCGTGGGGTTTGGCGCGAATTTCGGCCAGCTCCTCGGGGGTGGGTTCGATTTCCGGGGTGGTCAGCACCGAGACCAGCACCGTGGCGATCGAGCAGAACGCACCGACGTAGAAGGAGCCATACACCCAGACCGGCATGCCTTCATCGGTCACGGCCGTGAAGTAGCGCTGGAAGAAGTACAGCGACACGTTGGCCAGCGTGATGCCCAGCCCTGCAAAGAAGCTCTGCATCAGGAAGCCGGTGGCATGCTGCTCATCGGGCAGCTTGTCGGCGATGAACGCACGATACGGCTCCATGGCGGTGTTGTTGCTGGCGTCCAGCAGCCACAGCAGCAGCACGGCCATCCACAGCTCGGTGACGTGCGGATACAGGAACAGGCAGATGCTGCAGCCGATCGCGCCGATCAGGAAGAACGGGCGCCGGCGGCCCATGCCGGGAATCCAGGTCCGGTCACTGATGGCACCAATGAGCGGCTGGATGATCAGGCCGGTCACCGGCCCGGCCAGGTTCAGCAGTGGCAGTTGGTCGGGGTTGGCATTCAGCATGCTGAACACCGGGTTGATGGCAGTCTGCTGCAGCCCGAAGCTGTACTGAATGCCGAAGAACCCGAAGTTCATCAGCAATATCTGCCGAAATGTCATCACCACGCGATGATCTATCTTCATGGGAGTGATTTCCTCTGAAAGACGGCGCCGGACCCCGGCGCCGGGAACACGCGACTATCAGAACCAGGCTTCCACCTGGGCACCATAGGTCACGGCGCTGCGCTTGTTGGCGAACGAGGTCACGGCCGTGTTGCAGTCACGACCGGTGCAGGCCACGGGGCCGGCATTGGCTGCCGCATCGTTCCACTTCGCGTAGGTGGCAAAGAACCGCAATGCGGGCCGTGCCATCATGCCCGGCCCCATCGAGAACTGCGTGCCCAGCGTCACCTTGGACAGCGTGCGGGTCGATTGCGAATCCTGCTTGACGCGCTGGTGGCTCAGCTCGGAGAACAGGCCCAGCACCTCGTTGATGTTGTAGAGCGGACGGGTGCCCACCCACATCTCGCGCATCTTCACGTCGTTGACCTTGGCGTGGCGATAGCCCACGGTCGAGGTGGCCGACCACTTGCTGTGAGCCGGCTCGTAAAGCCAGTGGTCGAACACCATCCATTCGCGGCGCTTGTCGGTGCTGCCACCCACACCGTAGCCCTTCAGCAGGGCTGCATCGTGGGCAAACTGCAGCACCAGCGAGTTCGTGCCGCCCAGGCCGAAGGCATTGGCCTGCTCGTGAGACAGGGTGAACGCCGTGCCGTTGTTGCCCGACTTGTTGTCGATGGTCCGGGTCTCGCGCACCACCACGTCCACATTCGGCGTGGCCGGATTGTTGTCCAGGTCCACCGACTGCGTGGTGTCCACCGTGTAGGTGCTGGTGCCGTCGCGATTGCTGGCGCGCACCAGGTCCATGCCCACCGTCAGCTTGCCGCCCGGATTGACCCCGATCTCTTCCAGCCGGAAGTCATGCACCGTGGCCGAACGCGAACCGCCCCCGATCAGGTCGGGGTTGTAGCCGCCGAGTCCGTTGTTGACCCCATAGCCGGTGAAGTCGCCCATCCGGAACATCGCGTAGGCGA from Lautropia mirabilis harbors:
- a CDS encoding DHA2 family efflux MFS transporter permease subunit; protein product: MPSSRQYEYFDDDPSFPSTLVISTLFVGAFIGFLNETLLNVALPTLMREFSVEKTTVQWMATGFLLVMGALAPLTASLVQWLDTRRLTLVTLGTFLAGSLICATAPTFGLLLTGRLVQAVSAALTMPLLMNATLAIYPPERRGKVMGLVAMVFSAAPALGPTISGFIIDHFGWRWLFLLTVPLMLVAVLLVLRYLKVTLVEITRPRIDLLSVVLSVLGFGGLVYGGSTFSEASALQLAVLLPVSLLMVGAFVVRQFRLKTPLLNLRAFGHAQFGYAVIVMASNIFLFLGMELLMPMYAQQVLMLSATVTGLILLPGSIVQALLMPVFGTLLDRRGGRFVVLPGTVFILISLLGMWLSFDATSRAWWLATLFGLFSAAGAAAMVSETYGLNALPRNLNPHGAAIMATLNPIAGALGAAFFVGVTHLGERLSASAAGGTTKTTASTDFLHPALELGQAGGQGAAIDTTAHAAATAGGALTEAARATMLDGLHLAFGLAPFVALLMLWAASRFHRKGQ
- a CDS encoding nucleobase:cation symporter-2 family protein, translated to MSHPSKPIDQADLVYGLEDRPPFGNALLSAITHLLAIFVPMITPALIVGRALELPVDMTAYLVSMAMVASGVGTWLQVNRFGPLGSGMLSIQSVNFSFVTVMIALGTSMKAEGLDAHAMISALLGVSFVGAFLVCFSAWLLPYLKKVITPTVSGVVVMLIGLSLVHVGITDFGGGFGAKADGSFGSFENLGLAGTVLLIVLFFNCMKNPLLRMSGIAVGLVIGYLIALFWGKVDFSSLNGLPLVTIPVPFKYGFAFDSHAFVVAGAIYLLSVFEAVGDLTATAMVSGQPIEGDEYTRRLRGGVLADGLVSVIATALGSLPLTTFAQNNGVIQMTGVASRHVGKYIAVILVLLGLFPVVGRIFTTIPAPVLGGAMVLMFGLITIAGVRILMTNGIRRRETIIAATSVGLGLGVAFEPEVFQQLPVLFQNSISAGGITAVVLNLLLPLDQTEKPVFLSDDLE
- the tuf gene encoding elongation factor Tu, translating into MAKGKFERTKPHVNVGTIGHVDHGKTTLTAAIATVLSKKFGGEAKGYDQIDNAPEEKARGITINTSHVEYETAKRHYAHVDCPGHADYVKNMITGAAQMDGAILVVSSADGPMPQTREHILLARQVGVPYIIVFMNKADMVDDAELLELVEMEVRELLSKYEFPGDDLPIIKGSALKALEGDTSEIGEPAIMALAEALDSYIPEPERAVDGTFLMPIEDVFSISGRGTVVTGRVERGIIKVGDEIEIVGIRDTQKTTCTGVEMFRKLLDQGQAGDNVGILLRGTKREDVERGQVLAKPGTIKPHTEFEAEVYILSKDEGGRHTPFFSNYRPQFYFRTTDVTGSVTLPEGTEMVMPGDNVQMKVKLIAPIAMEQGLRFAIREGGRTVGAGVVAKIIA
- a CDS encoding MFS transporter, producing MKIDHRVVMTFRQILLMNFGFFGIQYSFGLQQTAINPVFSMLNANPDQLPLLNLAGPVTGLIIQPLIGAISDRTWIPGMGRRRPFFLIGAIGCSICLFLYPHVTELWMAVLLLWLLDASNNTAMEPYRAFIADKLPDEQHATGFLMQSFFAGLGITLANVSLYFFQRYFTAVTDEGMPVWVYGSFYVGAFCSIATVLVSVLTTPEIEPTPEELAEIRAKPHGLIAAVKEIYEAILVMPKTLWQLGAVYMFQWYAMFVYWQFVSHSIADSAFGRLEAATPKEAAHLYEQAVAWTGLVNGFYNVVTFLSAFVLMYLARKYQAKLVHAFALALMSLGLCLFPHITNKFMLFLPMIGFGIGWASILGVPYMIAVAEIPSGRYGVYMGIINMMIVIPMLLQTVSFGWIYRTLLDHNPGYAMTFAGVLLLLACITTLFVSTPHLPRQHNFPMQNRAKKQG
- a CDS encoding maltoporin: MKKTQMMAAAGTGIVLAMSCLSTSAMAEETNTPTFSFGAYMRSGAGTTSDGGSQACFRLPGAATFFRLGNECDSYVDLKLGSHLGEVKGTKFDAKITLSHGTQGMANWEQSTPALRELFVTATDIGSSLDVRALDGAILWVGKRFYKNPDVHMMDYTYWEPGQGPGFGLDNVTLGPGKFAYAMFRMGDFTGYGVNNGLGGYNPDLIGGGSRSATVHDFRLEEIGVNPGGKLTVGMDLVRASNRDGTSTYTVDTTQSVDLDNNPATPNVDVVVRETRTIDNKSGNNGTAFTLSHEQANAFGLGGTNSLVLQFAHDAALLKGYGVGGSTDKRREWMVFDHWLYEPAHSKWSATSTVGYRHAKVNDVKMREMWVGTRPLYNINEVLGLFSELSHQRVKQDSQSTRTLSKVTLGTQFSMGPGMMARPALRFFATYAKWNDAAANAGPVACTGRDCNTAVTSFANKRSAVTYGAQVEAWF
- the rpsJ gene encoding 30S ribosomal protein S10 — protein: MANQKIRIRLKAFDYKLIDQSAAEIVDTAKRTGAVVHGPVPLPTRIEHFDVLRSPHVNKTSRDQLEIRTHLRLMDIVDPTDKTVDALMKLDLPAGVDVEIKLQ
- a CDS encoding subtype B tannase; protein product: MNTHVTPSPRTRSAPPLQDRPFRRHTRLALLVGSLLVGTVAWAAGQHGPSASMNGVRANASQQTGQTDMDALDFSRLAPVSGSTRVNGKAVAYRAYENVVYVRNPVDAEYQSLNIYVPEAYFQGGTIHGYTARTAPIFLPNQVGGYMPAKPGVMGQAGFGPRDPDQADAMQTALARGLVVVSPGARGRTQATGKAPAAIVDLKAAVRYLKHNDAAMPGDANRIISNGTSAGGALSVLLGASANQPDYEPYLKALGAADAPDDIFAVSAYCPISILEQADAAYEWEFNGVDEYAKIDMRQIDFHVKRKLVKGVLTSE